CGAAGCGGCAACAAGTTCGGCATGACACGTGTCATCCTGAACTCGTTTCAGGATCTAAACAATCAAAACATGAGCCTTTATTTATGTCGTCACGTATTACATCAAGGAGTGCTATGTGAAAAGAAAGATCTTTAAGTGTTTCCCGGGAAAACTGGCCGTTCTCCTTCTGTTGATTATCCTGGTCACACCGGCCTGGTGCTTTGCCGAAGAACTCGAATTTACCTTTCAGAATTCCTATGACAAAACCCAGCAGAAAGCGGCGGCGTATATCCCGGAAATCTGCAAAACCCAGGCGAAAAGCCCCCTCCTGGTGATAGCGCACTACATGGGCGGGAACCGCTTCACCGCCCGGAACGGCGGGTATTACCCGGAATGCGACTCCCGCGGCTGGCTTGTGGTCTGTCCCGAGCTGCATGGGCGCAGGACTGGCGGCGAAACCTCACTGGCATCCCTCGGCGCGCAGCACGATATTATCGACTCCGTCAATTACATGAAACTGCACTATAAGGTGGATGCCGCAAAGATTTACCTTGACGGCCGTTCGATGGGCGGTATGATGGCGGGAATGATGGCTGCCAAATACCCGGATGTTTTCGCCGCGGCCATGTCCGGGCAGGGCATCTCCGACCTGAAGCTTTGGTGGGACACCACCATTCCCAGTCTGCGCCAGAGTGTGGAGAAAGAATGCGGCCCCTGGTCCGAAGCTGTCCGGTTCGATTACGAACGGCGCTCCTCCATCTCGTACGCACCGAATTTTCAGTATGTGCCGTTCATGCTCTGGCACGGGACCAGCGACACATGGGTTCCCCCGGAACAGTCCGAGCGGCTGGTGGCGGCGATTCGCACATACAACCGGTTCCAGCCGGATGCGAACTGGCTGCTCTGCGCATCGCACTGCCCGGCCAACTACAGCCCGAAATGGATCTGCGACCAGTTCACCTACTATGAAAATATCTGCGAGGCGGGTTTTCAGACTCCAACCCGCTTTTTCCCGGAGCTTACCATTGTCACCGACGAGGCCAAGAGTTTTTACTGGCTCGGCATAACACCATTGAAAGATGATGCGTT
This DNA window, taken from Candidatus Latescibacter sp., encodes the following:
- a CDS encoding prolyl oligopeptidase family serine peptidase; translated protein: MKRKIFKCFPGKLAVLLLLIILVTPAWCFAEELEFTFQNSYDKTQQKAAAYIPEICKTQAKSPLLVIAHYMGGNRFTARNGGYYPECDSRGWLVVCPELHGRRTGGETSLASLGAQHDIIDSVNYMKLHYKVDAAKIYLDGRSMGGMMAGMMAAKYPDVFAAAMSGQGISDLKLWWDTTIPSLRQSVEKECGPWSEAVRFDYERRSSISYAPNFQYVPFMLWHGTSDTWVPPEQSERLVAAIRTYNRFQPDANWLLCASHCPANYSPKWICDQFTYYENICEAGFQTPTRFFPELTIVTDEAKSFYWLGITPLKDDAFARVEAGLANGILKVKTDNVKEITINLDQISRLITFTKYDINAKETIRLAIVKDGKTLFETTAGGRKSGTLPETLFKK